CCGCTGGCGGTGGCGAAAAAAACGGTGCGAAACTGAGGCAAAACTTATCTTCCCAACCACGGTTGTGGATTGACTGCCTGGCCCTGGCGACGAATTTCGAAATAGAGTGACGGACGGCCCTGGCCGCCACTGCTACCGACCAAGGCAATAGGTTGTCCGGCACGTACCTGGGTGCCGACGCTGACCAACGCGCTTTGGTTGTAGCCGTAGAGACTCATATCGCCTTTACCGTGTTCAATAACGACCACAAGGCCGTAGCCCTGCAGCCAGTCGGCAAGGATCACGCGTCCATCGGCAATGGCTTTAACTTCCGTGCCTTCCGACGCCGCAATAACGATACCTTTCCAACGTAGTTCACCTTGCAGCTGTTCGCCATAACGATGCAGCAACGAGCCGCGTACTGGCCAGTAAGCCTGCCCGCGTGGCGCTCCCAGGCCACCTGTCCTCGACATCAGCGAACGCTCGCTTTCGGTAGGCTTGTAGGTTGTGCCTTTATTGGAGGCTTCCTGTTGCTTATTGCGCACCTGCTCTGCCTCGCGTGCCTCACGCTCGGCGCGCGCTTTTGCCGCGGCTTCTGCGCGGGCAATCTGATTCTGCAAGCGCGCCTGGTTCTGGCGCATTTCGCTCAGCTTCTGCTGATCCTGCTGAATGGAGGACTCAAGGCCTGCCAGGGTCTTTTTGCGTTCGTTGCGGGCGCTTTCCAGTTTGGCCTGCTGCGCCTGCTGGTCGTACAGCAACGTTTGCTGCTCACTCTGCTTACTTTCCAGCTCGACTTTCTGCTGAGCGGCTTCCGCTTTGGTCTGCTTTAACTCTTCGATAGTCTGCTGGCGCGCAGCGTTAAGATAGCCAAAATAGGCCTGCAGTCGCTGGCCTCGCTGGCTTTCTTCACCGCTGAGAATCAACTGAATACCGGTATGCTGACCCTGACGAAACGCAGCATCCAGCTGAGCGGCCAGGTTACGTTCCTGAGTCGCCTGCTGTTTTTGAAGTTTTGCTAGTGAGTTGTTCAGCGTCGCGATTTGATTGTTTAAATCCGCGAGAGTGTTCTGGGTTTCACGCAGCTTGCGGCTGGCCGCAGAAATTGCTTCTTCCTGCGCTTTTAGCTGAGCGAGTAAAACGGAACGTTGCTGCTGTTGCTGACGTACCGCACGCTCTTTGGCGGCGATATCCTGCTGAATGGATTGCAGCTGCTGCTTGTCGTCAGCATGGCTGGAAAAAGGCAATAACAAGACGCCAGCGCTAAACACGCTGGCGTAGATAACGGGCTTCACAGCCCATGTCTTTGAAAAAATCGCCTTTCCCCTCATGGGGAGGGATTATTCCACGATGAACAGCGGCTTGCCAGTCATCTCGTGCGGGATTTCCATTCCCATCAGGCTCAACATGGTTGGCGCGATGTCAGAGAGCTTGCCGCCAGCGACAGCTTTCAGGTTTTTCTTACCTACGTAGATCAGCGGAACCGGCAGGCTGGTATGCGCAGTATGTGCCTGGCCGGTAGCCGGGTCGCGCATTTGCTCTGCGTTGCCGTGGTCTGCGGTGATCAACAGCTGACCGCCAACGGCCTCAACGGCATTAACCACCTGAGCAACGCAATTATCCAGCGCCTCAACGGCGGAAATCGCAGCATCATAAACGCCGGTATGACCGACCATGTCACCGTTCGGGTAGTTGCAGATGATGGTATCGTATTTACCGCTGTTGATGGCGCTCAGCAGCTTGTCAGTCAGCTCTGCGGAGCTCATTTCAGGCTGCAGATCGTAGGTTGCCACTTTCGGTGAATTCACCAGCACGCGGTCTTCACCAGCGAACGGCTCTTCAACCCCGCCGTTGTAGAAGAAGGTTACGTGGGCGTATTTCTCGGTTTCGGAGATGCGCAGCTGGGTTTTGTTGTGCTTCGCCATCCACTCGCCAAAAGTATTGGTCAGTGAAGCTGGTGGGTAAGCGCAGGCCGTTTTAATGTCTGCGGCATATTCAGTCAGCATCACGAAGTCGCCAAACTGCACCACTTTTTTGCGGCTGAAACCGTCGAAATCGGCGTTAACAAAGGCGCGGGTGATCTGACGGGCACGGTCCGCACGGAAGTTCATGAAAATTAATGCATCGCCGTCATTCATAGCGGATTCGACTTCGCCTGCGGCGCGGATGACCGTTGGCTTAACGAATTCATCGTTTTCATCACGGGCATAAGCGGCTTCGAGACCGGCAACGGCGTTGTCTGCCTGAAACTCACCTTTGGCCTGAGTCATCAGGTCATAGGCCAGTTCAACGCGATCCCAGCGGTTGTCGCGGTCCATCGCGTAATAGCGGCCAATCAGCGTTGCTACACGGCCTTTGCCGAGCTCAGCGAATTTGTCGGCAAATTTCTTCAGGGAAGACTCAGCACTGCGTGGCGGCGTGTCGCGGCCATCAAGGAAAGCATGCAGATAGATAGCTTCTGCTCCTCGTTCTGCTGCCAGCTCTATCATCGCCAGAATATGGTCTTCATGACTGTGAACGCCGCCTGGAGAAACCAGGCCCATGATATGCACGGCTTTACCGGCGGAAACGGCTTTGTCGACTGCACCAGTCAATACCGGGTTATTAAAGAAAGTACGTTCTTTAATTTCAACATCCAGGCGAGTCAGATCCTGATAAACGATGCGGCCAGCACCGAGGTTGACGTGGCCCACTTCGGAGTTGCCCATTTGCCCGTCTGGCAGACCGACTTCCAGGCCAGACGCATTGATCAAGGTATGTGGTCGCTGGGCCCACAGGCTATCCATCACCGGCGTTTTAGCATTAAGAATCGCGTTATCCTGCTGCTCTTCACGGTGGCCATAGCCATCGAGAATCACCAGGACCATAGGTTTTTTAGTAACCGACATTGCAACAACCTCTGAGTCTAAGACAAAATTTGCGTAATTTTACTACAGCCGATCTCGTCGAATAGCCGCAGAAGATCAAAGAAAGAGGCCGGATGGCGATCGGATTTCATCAGTCTGGTTCTTTTTTTTCGTAACAGCCCGCAGAATCCACATAACATTATTCAGACTGGCTGTAATTGCCACAACGCGAAGGTATACTCCCCACCTGGTTTTCTCATCATTACTTAGTCGGGAGTTACTACCCCCCATGCAAGAAATTATGCAATTCGTTGGCCGCCACCCCATACTTAGTCTGGCGTGGGTTGGTCTGCTGGCCGCGGTACTTTTCATGACCTTTAAAGGCCTGGCTTCTAAAGTCAAAGTGATCACCCGCGGGGAAGCCACTCGCTTAATTAACAAAGAAGATGCGGTGGTTGTCGATGTACGCCAGCGTGATGATTTCCGTAAAGGCCACATTGCGAATTCACTGAACGTGCTGCCAACTGAAATCAAAAGCGGCAATTTTGGTGAGCTTGAAAAACACAAAGCGAAGCCCATTATTGTGGTATGCGCTAACGGTGTTTCTTCACAAGAATCAGCGGCTTTGTTGCACAAGGCTGGCTTTGAGCAGGTTGCGCTGTTAAAAGAAGGTATTGCTGGCTGGAGCGGGGAAAACCTGCCGCTGGTTCGCGGTAAATAATCTGGAAAACTGAGGTAAACCATGGCGAACATCGAGATCTATACCAAAGCGACTTGTCCTTTTTGCCACCGTGCAAAAGCCCTGCTGAATGAAAAAGGCGTGGCGTTCCAGGAATTACCTATTGATGGTGATGCCGCTAAGCGGGAAGAGATGATCAAACGCAGTGGCCGC
This Klebsiella michiganensis DNA region includes the following protein-coding sequences:
- a CDS encoding AmiB activator, which translates into the protein MRGKAIFSKTWAVKPVIYASVFSAGVLLLPFSSHADDKQQLQSIQQDIAAKERAVRQQQQQRSVLLAQLKAQEEAISAASRKLRETQNTLADLNNQIATLNNSLAKLQKQQATQERNLAAQLDAAFRQGQHTGIQLILSGEESQRGQRLQAYFGYLNAARQQTIEELKQTKAEAAQQKVELESKQSEQQTLLYDQQAQQAKLESARNERKKTLAGLESSIQQDQQKLSEMRQNQARLQNQIARAEAAAKARAEREAREAEQVRNKQQEASNKGTTYKPTESERSLMSRTGGLGAPRGQAYWPVRGSLLHRYGEQLQGELRWKGIVIAASEGTEVKAIADGRVILADWLQGYGLVVVIEHGKGDMSLYGYNQSALVSVGTQVRAGQPIALVGSSGGQGRPSLYFEIRRQGQAVNPQPWLGR
- a CDS encoding phosphoglyceromutase (catalyzes the interconversion of 2-phosphoglycerate and 3-phosphoglycerate), with the protein product MSVTKKPMVLVILDGYGHREEQQDNAILNAKTPVMDSLWAQRPHTLINASGLEVGLPDGQMGNSEVGHVNLGAGRIVYQDLTRLDVEIKERTFFNNPVLTGAVDKAVSAGKAVHIMGLVSPGGVHSHEDHILAMIELAAERGAEAIYLHAFLDGRDTPPRSAESSLKKFADKFAELGKGRVATLIGRYYAMDRDNRWDRVELAYDLMTQAKGEFQADNAVAGLEAAYARDENDEFVKPTVIRAAGEVESAMNDGDALIFMNFRADRARQITRAFVNADFDGFSRKKVVQFGDFVMLTEYAADIKTACAYPPASLTNTFGEWMAKHNKTQLRISETEKYAHVTFFYNGGVEEPFAGEDRVLVNSPKVATYDLQPEMSSAELTDKLLSAINSGKYDTIICNYPNGDMVGHTGVYDAAISAVEALDNCVAQVVNAVEAVGGQLLITADHGNAEQMRDPATGQAHTAHTSLPVPLIYVGKKNLKAVAGGKLSDIAPTMLSLMGMEIPHEMTGKPLFIVE
- a CDS encoding glutaredoxin, with the protein product MANIEIYTKATCPFCHRAKALLNEKGVAFQELPIDGDAAKREEMIKRSGRTTVPQIFIDAQHIGGCDDLYALDARGGLDPLLS